In Octopus bimaculoides isolate UCB-OBI-ISO-001 chromosome 5, ASM119413v2, whole genome shotgun sequence, a genomic segment contains:
- the LOC106867889 gene encoding COMM domain-containing protein 5 has protein sequence MSIIKVVGTGLGGNIDRTLFVGPVIPPEIRSMSKIVSDIDKKNFRKILHSVVSGFTFSDKVKDESLFLEENSKERIQLDFKQLSSNKIDEEGLRIIHTGLHTLLSCAFRKPSGALKVDVFKEDLAELNIPSDFISDLETVVYGAKRSEIDTSMLACRPSLPKLESFRWRVDTTISTSVLNRVLEPYLFVELILSNGEVSTFEVPLTKFQELRYNVSYVLKEMEALEKKSILRLAD, from the coding sequence ATGTCCATTATAAAAGTTGTAGGGACAGGACTGGGTGGAAATATCGACAGAACCTTGTTTGTCGGACCAGTTATACCACCCGAGATCCGTTCTATGTCTAAAATCGTATCGGAtatcgataaaaaaaattttcgcAAAATCTTACATTCTGTTGTTTCTGGTTTCACATTTTCGGataaagtaaaagatgaaagtttATTTTTGGAAGAAAACTCTAAAGAACGTATCCAGTTGGATTTTAAACAATTAAGTTCAAATAAAATTGACGAAGAAGGATTACGGATTATTCACACAGGGCTTCACACTCTGCTGTCATGTGCATTCAGGAAACCAAGTGGAGCTTTAAAGGTTGATGTATTTAAAGAGGATTTAGCTGAACTGAACATTCCTTCTGACTTTATAAGTGATTTAGAAACTGTTGTGTATGGAGCTAAAAGATCAGAAATTGATACATCTATGTTGGCTTGCAGACCTTCATTACCTAAATTAGAATCTTTTAGGTGGCGTGTGGACACTACAATATCCACCAGCGTGCTTAACCGAGTTTTAGAACCGTATCTCTTCGTGGAACTAATTCTAAGTAATGGTGAAGTTTCAACCTTCGAGGTACCATTGACTAAATTTCAAGAACTCCGATACAATGTTTcgtatgttttaaaagaaatggaagctttggagaaaaaaagtattttaagatTAGCAGATTAA
- the LOC106867881 gene encoding NADH-ubiquinone oxidoreductase 49 kDa subunit: MAVIGGLLRATVPNILSLSKKNILGYAPTLFVSSRGANKWLLDSEYLGKMTGPIMYPDEISSKWKNLPVNPRGEVKEKEVQNVTMNFGPQHPAAHGVLRLVLTLDGETIERADPHIGLLHRGTEKLIEYKTYMQALPYFDRLDYVSMMCNEQCYSLAVENLLNIEIPERAKWIRTLFGEITRILNHIMAVGTHALDIGAMTPFFWLFEEREKMMEFYERVSGARMHAAYVRPGGVSQDLPLGLMDDIFDFISKFGERLDEVDALLTENRIWKSRTVDIGIISAEDALNYGCSGVMLRGSGIKWDLRKVQPYDAYDKVDFDIPIGRKGDCYDRYLIRMEEMRQSLNIIHQCLNKMPPGEIKVDDHKICPPKRSEMKSSMESLIHHFKLYTEGYNVPPGSTYTAVEAPKGEFGVYLVSDGSNKPYRCKIKAPGFAHLAALDKVSKKHMLADVVAIIGTLDVVFGEVDR, translated from the exons ATGGCGGTGATCGGAGGACTTTTAAGGGCAACTGtcccaaatattttatctttgtctAAGAAAAATATACTTGGATATGCACCGACGCTTTTTGTTTCTAG CCGAGGAGCCAACAAATGGCTACTGGATTCAGAGTATTTAGGAAAAATGACAGGACCTATAATGTACCCTGATGAAATCAGTTCAAAATGGAAAAATCTCCCAGTTAACC CTCGAGgagaagtgaaagagaaggaaGTTCAAAATGTGACTATGAACTTTGGTCCACAGCACCCTGCAGCTCATGGTGTATTGCGTCTCGTACTTACACTGGACGGTGAG ACTATTGAACGTGCTGATCCTCACATTGGACTATTACACCGGGGTACAGAAAAGCTTATTGAGTACAAGACTTATATGCAG GCCTTACCCTATTTCGATCGTTTAGACTATGTTTCAATGATGTGCAATGAACAATGTTATTCATTGGCTGtggaaaatttattaaatattgagATTCCAGAAAGAGCAAAATGGATCCGAA CCCTTTTTGGTGAAATAACTCGGATACTCAATCATATTATGGCAGTCGGTACCCATGCTTTGGATATTGGTGCTATGACACCTTTTTTCTGGCTCTTTGAAGAACGtgaaaaa ATGATGGAATTTTATGAACGTGTTTCTGGAGCCCGTATGCATGCAGCTTATGTCCGTCCTGGTGGAGTTTCACAG GACTTACCTCTTGGATTGATGGATGACATCTTTGATTTTATTAGCAAATTTGGAGAGAGGCTTGATGAAGTTGATGCTCTTTTGACAGAAAATAGAATTTGGAAATCTAGAACAGTTGACATTGGTATTATATCAGCAGAAGATGCCCTCAATTATGGCTGTAG TGGAGTAATGCTGCGTGGATCAGGAATCAAATGGGATTTGCGTAAAGTACAACCATATGATGCTTATGACAAAGTAGACTTTGATATCCCAATTGGTCGTAAAGGAGATTGCTATGACAG GTATTTAATCCGAATGGAAGAAATGAGACAAAGTCTGAATATTATTCATCAGTGTCTAAACAAAATGCCTCCAGGTGAAATAAAAGTAGATGATCACAAAATTTGTCCTCCTAAgagaagtgaaatgaaa TCTTCCATGGAATCATTGATCCATCACTTCAAGCTATACACAGAAGGTTATAATGTACCTCCTGGTAGTACATACACTGCTGTGGAAGCACCAAAG GGTGAATTTGGAGTTTACCTTGTGTCAGATGGGTCCAACAAACCTTATAGATGTAAGATTAAAGCTCCCGGATTTGCTCATTTA GCTGCCCTAGACAAAGTTTCAAAGAAACATATGCTTGCTGATGTTGTGGCCATTATAG gAACATTGGACGTTGTGTTTGGTGAAGTTGATCGATGA